In Pantoea agglomerans, the genomic stretch TCGAGGGGGGCCAGCTGATCCAGCAGGTGGCGCGCAATGCCGGCATCACTATCAAGGTGCGCCGCGTGCCCTATGACGGCTACTGGTCAACGCACTGGACCAAAGATCCGGTGGGCTACGGCTCCATCAACCCGCGCCCGACGCTCGATATGCTCTTTTCGCAGTTCTACCTTTCCGGCGCGCCCAATAACGAGTCGGGCTGGAAAAACGCCCAGTTCGATCAGCTGGTGGTGGCGGCGCGCGGCGAGCGCGAGCAGGCGAAGCGCAAGCAGATGTACGGGGATATGCAGAAGCTAATCTACGACCACTGCGGCACCATTATCCCGACCTTTATCAGCTCCACCGACGGCTACAGCAAAAAGGTGAAGGGCGTTGAAGCCTGGCCCTCCGGCATGATGATGGGCTACCGCTTCCACGAATTTGCCTGGCTGTCCGCTTAACCCTTTCGACGCTGGAGATCGCCGATGAACCGATACATGATGTTCCTGATCGCCCGACGCACCGGCGCCGGCATCCTGACCTTGCTTATCGTCTCGGCGGTGGTGTTCTTTATCACCAGCCTGCTGCCGGGCGACGCGGCGCAGATGATCCTGGGGCAAAACGCCACGCCGGAGACGGTGGCGGCGCTGCGCGCACAGCTCGGGCTGGATCAGCCGCTGCTGCTGCGCTACTTCAGCTGGCTGGGCGGCATGCTGCAGGGCGACTTCGGCACCTCGTTCGCCAGCCACCTGCCGGTGATGCAGCTGATGGCGCAGCGCATTCCCGCCACCTTTGAGCTGGCGGCGATCACCACGCTAATCTGCGTGCCGCTGGCGCTGCTGACTGGCATTACGGCGGCCATGACGCGCGGTTCGCTGCTGGATCGCCTGCTGGTGGTTACCACCATGGCGACGGTGGCGGTGCCGGAGTTCCTGGTGGCGACGGTGGCGGTGCTGATCTTTGCCGTGAAGCTGCACTGGGTGTCGGCCATGTCCTTCGGCTCGCCAAATATGGATCTGGTCAGCTATCTGAAGGCCTACGCGCTGCCGGTGCTGACGCTCTGCTGCGTGCTGGTGGCGCAGATGGCGCGTATGTCGCGCGCCGCCATTATTGACCAGCTCGATAGCCCCTACCTGGAGATGGCGCTGCTGAAGGGGGTCTCACCGCTGCGCGCCGTGCTGCGCCACGCTCTGCCTAACGCGGTCGGCCCGATTGCCAACGCCATCTCGCTCAGCCTCGCCTACCTGTTCGGCGGCGTGATCATTATCGAAACCATCTTTAGCTACCCCGGCCTCGCCAGCCAGCTGGTGGATGCGGTCAGCAACCGCGATCTGCCGGTGGTGCAGTTCTGCGTGATGCTGTTTGCGGGCTGCTATCTGGTGCTGCTGCTGCTGGCCGACGTGCTGACTATCGCCTTCAACCCGAAATGGAGAAGCGCATGAATACCTTACTTCCGGTTCGTTTCTTTCAGTCGCTCTCTGTCTCAGGACGGCTGGGGTTGACGCTGTCGATTTTCTGGCTGCTGATGGCTATTTTTGGCAGCCAGCTGGCGCCGCACAACGTCGAAGATATCGGCGGCGGCCCGCTGTTCGGCGGATTTACCGCCGACAACTGGCTCGGCACCGACGCGCTGGGGCGCGATATCCTTAGCCGCATTCTCTACGGCGCGAAGTTCTCTATCGGCCTGGCGCTGGGCGCAGCGATCGGGGCCAGCCTGGTCGGCACGCTGCTGGCGCTGCTGGCGGCGGTGACCGGCCGCTGGCTGGAGGAGCTGCTGGGCCGCATCAACGACGCCATGCTGGTGCTGCCGGGCAAGGTGCTGTCGCTGATGATCGTGGCGGTGTTTGGCTCCTCGCTGCCGATGCTGCTGGTGACGGCGATCTTTACCTTCTGGCCGGGGGCGTTCCGCATCGCGTTTGCGATGGCGGGCAGCCTGCGCAATATGGATTACGTGCGCGCCTCGCGGCTGCGCGGCGAAAGCCGCTGGTATATCGCTATTCACGACATCCTGCCCAATATGGTTCATCCGATGCTGGCGGACTTCGGCCTGCGCTTCGTCTATATCGTGCTGCTGCTGAGCGGCCTGAGCTTTCTCGGCCTCGGCGTGCAGCCGCCCTATGCCGACTGGGGTACGCTGGTGCGCGAAAATATGCAGGGGCTGTTTGACGGCTCGCCAGCGGTGCTGATGCCGGCGCTGGCCATCGCCAGCCTGACTATCGGCGCCAACCTGTTTATCGACAGCCTGCAACAGATGCGCCCGCTGATGCTGGCGAAGGAGGGCGTATGAACGTTATGCCGCATACCGCAATGCCGGTGATTTCGGTGGAAAATCTGCGCGTCACGGCGCAAAGCGACAAGGGCGACGCCGTCGATCTGGTGTCAGATATCCGCTTTACCGTGCAGAAAGGGGAAGTGCTCGCCCTGATTGGCGAGTCGGGCTCGGGAAAAACCACCATTGCGATGGCGCTGATGGGCTATGCGCGCCACGGCTGCCGCATCGCCGAGGGTAATATTCACGTGGCGGGCGTTGACGTCAACAGCCTCAGCTCGCAGCAGCTGCGCGAATTTCGCGGTAACAAAGTCGCCTATATCGCCCAGAGCGCGGCGGCGTCGTTCAACCCCGGCATGAAAATTATCGATCAGGTGATCGAGCCGGTGGTGATCCACGGCATCATGACGCGCAAGGCGGCGAAAGCCAAGGCGGTGGCGCTGTTCCGCGAGCTGGCGCTGCCCAGTCCCGACACCATTGGCGACCGCTGGCCGCATCAGGTCTCTGGCGGGCAGCTGCAGCGTCTGATGACCGCGATGGCGCTGATTGGCGATCCCGACGTGGTGATCCTCGACGAGCCAACCACCGCGCTCGACGTCACCACCCAGGTGGAAGTGCTGAAGGCCTTTCGTCGCGTCGTGGCGCAGCGCGGCGTCACCGCCATCTACGTCAGTCACGATCTGGCGGTGGTGGCGCAGATGGCGGACCGCATTCTGGTGCTGCTGCGCGGTCAGATCGCCGAGTACGGCACTACCGAACGGCTGATTGGCGCGCCGCAGGCGGACTACACCCGCCTGCTGATGGACGCGGCGCGGCAGCAGGAGCGTCCCAGCCCGTGGCGCGGGGAGAGCGGCGAGCGGCAGCCGCTGCTGGAGGTGCGCGACCTCAGCGCCGGCTACGGCCCGCGCGGCCGTGACGGCCAGCCGAAGATCCCCATTCTGCAGGATATCAACCTCAGGCTGTGGAAAGGGCAGGCGATCGGCATTATCGGCGAGTCGGGATCGGGTAAAACAACCCTGGCGCACGCCATCGCCGGGCTTAACGCCCCCAGCCACGGCCATATGCTGTTTAACGGCCACTATATCGCGGGGGATATGCACAAGCGGCCTGACAACGAGCTGCGCCGCATTCAGTATGTGTTTCAGATGGCGGACACCGCGCTTAATCCGGCGCACAGCGTTGAGCGCATCCTGTCGCGGCCGCTGGCGCTGTTCCACGGCCTGCGCGGCCAGGCGCTGACCCAGCGGCTGCACCAGCTGCTCGATCTGGTGAAGCTGCCGCGCAGCGTGCTGTGGCGGCGCCCCTGGGCGCTCTCGGGCGGGCAGAAGCAGCGCGTCAACCTGGCGCGCGCGCTGGCGGCAGAGCCCGATCTGATCCTGTGCGATGAAGTGACCTCGGCGCTCGACACGGTGGTTGCCGCGGCGGTGCTCGATCTTATCAGCGAGCTGCGGCGCGAGCTGGGGCTGTCGGTGCTGTTTATCAGCCACGATATGCACGCGGTGCGGGCGGTGTGCGACAACATCGTGGTGATGAAGTCGGGGCGCATCGTCACCCAGCTGGCGCGTGAAGATTACGACAAGCCGACCAGCGAACTCTATTTCGAGCGCCTGAAGCGCGCGGTGCCGGAGCTGCGGCAGGGGTGGCTGGATGAGCACGAAGAGATTTTAAAGGCGGAATAGGGCTATCTTGCTTGCCATACTGTCCCCAGGCAGTGCGCTGGCCGTGAACAATCTGGCTGCGCAGATAACGCTCTGAAAGGTTGGCTTTTCACTGCAAAAAAAGAGGTATCAACGCTATGCCCGCTCCACTCCGCTATGTACAGGACAGCGCCGATTTTCCCGACGCCGTCGATGTGGTGATTATTGGCGCCGGTATTGCTGGCGCCGCTGCCGCCTGGGAGCTGACCAAAAAAGGACTGAAGGTGGCGCTGCTGGAGAAGGGACTGGTCGGCGCTGAACAGTCGAGCCGCAACTGGGGCTGGTGCCGCCAGCAGAACCGCGACGAGCGCGAGCTGCCGCTGATCATCCACGCGCTGCAGCGCTGGGGCGAACTGGGTGAGGAGACCGGCGAAGAGCTGGGCTTCCGCCGCAGCGGACTGATCTACGCGACGCGCAGCGAGGCGGATATCGCCGCGTGGGAGCGCTGGAACCGCATGGCGAAGCATTATGGGGTGCAGAGCGAGATCCTGACGGCGCATCGGGCGAAGGCGATGACGCCCGGCAGCACCACGCGCTGGCTCGGGGGCGTTTCGTCGCCTGACGACGGCCATGCCGAGCCGCGGCTGGCCGCGCCGGGTCTGGCGATCGCCGCCCAGCGCCTTGGCGCGCGGCTGTTTCAGCAGTGCGCGGTGCGCGGACTGGATATTGCCGCCGGTCGCGTCAGCGGCGTCTGGACTGAGCGCGGCTTAATCAAAACCAGCCGGGTGATCTGCGCGGCGGGGGCGTGGACCTCGATGTTCTGCCGCCGCCACGGCATCGATCTGCCGATCGGCAACGTTATCGGCACCGCGTTTCGCACCCGGCCCATTGCGCAGGCGATTGCGGTGCCGCTCTATACCCCAGGCTTTGCCTGCCGCCCGCAGCTCGACGGCAGCTATACCGTCTCCGTCTCCGGACGCGGCCGACTGGAGCCGGGCGCGCAGGGCATCCGCTACGCGCGTCAGTTTTATCCCACCTTCAAAAGCCGCCGTAAAAATCTGCGCCTGAACCTCGGCATGAAACCTTTTTTCCACGGCCCGGAAGCGCTCGGCGGCTGGGCCTTTGACCGTGAATCGCCTTTTGAGCGCGCGCGCATTCTCGATCCCGCTGCCGACGCGGCGACCGTGCAGGCCGGGCTGGATGCGATGCGCAACGAATACCCGGCGCTGGCGGGCCTTAAGCTGGCGCAGGCCTGGGGCGGCATGATCGACAGCACCCCCGATGCGATCCCGGTTATCTCCACCGTGGCGCAGCTGCCGGGCCTGGTGCTGTCGGCAGGCTACAGCGCGCACGGCTTCGGCATCGGGCCGGGCGCGGGGCGGCTGGCGGCCGATCTCGCCGCCGACGACGCGCCGATCGTCGACCCGACACCTTATCGCTATAGCCGTCTGGTTGACGGCAGCGCACTTGAAACGCCTGGCATGATGTAAGGAGCAACGCATGACCCCCATTTTTCGCGCCATGAAGGCGCACGATATTGAATCCTGCTACGCCATGACGCAGCAGCTGAACTGGCCGCACCGCCGCGAAGACTGGCAGCAGGCGCTGGCGCTGGGCGAAGGCGTGGTGATTGAGGAGCAGGGCAAACTGCTCGGCAGCGCTGTTCTCTGGCGCTGGGGCGAACGCGCCGCCACCATCGGGCTGGTGATTGTCAATAACCAGCAGCAGGGGCGCGGCCTGGGCAAACAGCTGATGCTGACCCTGCTGGAGAAAGTGCCTGACTATAACGTGCGGCTGCACGCCACCGAGATGGGCAAGGGGCTGTATGAAAAGCTCGGCTTTGTCACCACCGGCGAGATTTTGCAGCACCAGACGCGGGCGCTGGCGGCGGTGCCGCCGGTAGTGATGCCGGCGGGCGTAACGCTGCGCCGGGCGCAGGCGCAGGATGTGGCGACCCTGACCGCGCTCGACCAGCAGGCGCACGGCATGCTGCGGTCGCCGCTGATTGCGCACATCGTCAGCGAGCATCAGACCGTGCTGCTGGAGGATACCCGCGGCACGGTTCACGGCTTCGCCAGCCTGCGCCGCTTCGGCCACGGCTGGGCGATCGGCCCGGTCATCGCGCAGGATTTCCCGGCCGCACAGGCGCTGGTCGCCTCGCTGATGCAGGGGCTGCGCGGCGAATTTGTGCGTATCGACACCGACGCCGCGCTGCCGCTGGCCGGCTGGCTCGCCACGCTGGGGCTGGCGCAGGTGGATAACCCGACCACCATGGTGCGCGGCACGCCCTGGACGGTGCCAGCGGGCGGCATGCAGGCGTTTGGCCTGATGACGCAGGCGATGGCCTGATGCAGATCCTCTATAAATCGGACCCCCAGCGCGGCGCGCTGTGGCAGCAGTGGCTGGCGCAGCACGCGCCCGATGTCCAGCTGCATCTCTGGCCGGAGACCGGCGATCCGCAGGCGATTGAGATAGCGATCGTCTGGCAGCCGCCGGAAAAGCTGACAGAGACCTTTCCCAACCTGAAGGCGCTGCTGTCGGTGGGGGCGGGGGCGGATCAGTTCGATCTTGCCGCCTTGCCGCCCGATCTGCCGGTGGTGCGCATGATTGAGCCGGGCCTGACGCAGGGCATGGTGGAGTACGTTACCTTTGCGGTGCTCGGCATTCATCGTGATATGCCGCGCTACCTGCAACAGCAGCGCGCCGCGCAGTGGCAGGCGCACAGCGTCAGGCCCGCCGCGACGCGCCGCGTCGGCGTAATGGGGCTGGGCGAGCTGGGGCAGGCGGTGCTGCGCCAGCTGGTCTCGCTCGGCTTTGACTGCGCAGGCTGGAGCCGCACGCCGCGCCAGCTCGACGGCGTGCAGTGCTTTCACGGCGCAGCGCAGATGGGCGCCTTTCTGGCGCGCAGCGACATTCTGGTCTGTCTGCTGCCGCTGACCGCAGAGACGCGCGGCCTGCTTAACCGCGACCTGTTTGCGCAGCTGCCGCCGGGAGCGGCGCTGGTGCAGGCGGGACGCGGCGCGCAGCTTAACTCACAGGATCTGCTGGCGGCGCTTGACGGCGGCCAGCTCGCGGCAGCGGTGATCGACGTGACCGATCCTGAACCGCTGCCGCCGTCCCATCCTTTCTGGCGTCATCCCGCTATCTGGCTGACGCCGCATATCGCCAGCCAGACGCAAAACGAAAGCGCCGTCGCCGCGCTGCTGGAAAACCTGCGTCGCTACCAGCGCGGCGAGCCGATGGTCGGCCTTATCGACCGCGCGCGAGGCTACTGATGCGCCTCGGCTTGCGGGCCTCTGGGGCGTGGCGTGCGCTGCGTTAAGAAATTTCCCTGCTGAAAGGGCACTGATTTTAACAGGATATGCCGCCGCACACCCTACAACGGCAGCATGCGAAACCCGCCGGTTGCGATACTTGAGCCAACCGAACGTTACGTGGATGAGGTATAAAAATGCAGAATGTCATGGCCGAACAACAGACCTATTCCGACAACAGTTTGCTGCTGGACGCGCGCGAGCAGAATGTGCCGCGCGGCGTGGTGACCGCCCATCCGCTGGTGATTGAGCGCGCCAGAGGCAGTGAAGTCTGGGACGTCGAGGGGAACCGCTATCTCGACTTCGTCGGCGGCATCGGCGTGCTCAACGTCGGGCACAATCATCCGGCGGTGGTGAATGCGGTGACGCGCCAGCTGGGCCTGGTGTCGCACGCCTGTTTTCAGGTGGTGGCCTATCCGGGCTATATCGAGCTGGCGCAGCGTCTTAACCGGCTGGTGGGCGGCGGCGAAGCGTACAAAAGCGTCTTCTTTACCAGCGGCGCGGAAGCGGTAGAGAACGCCATTAAAATTGCCCGCTCGCATACCAGCCGCTCTGGCGTTATCGCCTTTGACGGCGCCTTTCACGGCCGTACGCTGCTGGGCGTGACGCTGACCGGCATGAGCCAGCCCTATAAGCAGAATTTTGGTCCTTTCCCGGCGGATATCTACCGCCTGCCGTTCCCCAATCCGCTGCATGGCGTCACCGAAGTGGACTGCCTGAAGGCGCTGGATCAGCTCTTTGCGGTGCAGATCGCGCCAGAGCGCGTGGCGGCGATCATTATCGAGCCGGTGCAGGGCGACGGCGGCTTCCTGCCGGCCGGCCCGGCGTTTATGCAGGCGCTGCGCCGCATTACCGAGCAGCACGGCATCGTGCTGATCTGCGATGAGGTGCAGAGCGGCTTTGGCCGTACCGGCAAGATGTTCGCCTTCCAGCACTTCAACATCAAACCCGATCTGGTCACGGTGGCGAAAAGCCTGGGCGGCGGTTTGCCTATTTCTGGCGTGGTGGGCAAGGCGGCGATAATGGACGCGCCGACGCCCGGCGGGCTGGGCGGCACCTACGGCGGCAATGCGCTGGGCTGCGCGGCGGCGCTGGCGGTGCTCGATTTGCTGGAGCACGACAACCTGCTGGCGCGCGCTAACCAGCTTGGCGAGCAGCTGCTGGCGCGGCTGCAGCTGCTGGCGGAGAAATATGCCTGCATCGGCGACGTGCGCGGCCTCGGCTTTATGCTGGCGGTGGAGATCCTCGATTTTGAAACCGGCAGGCCGGACGCGGCGCTGACGCAGAAGATCCTCGACAGCGCCTGCCAGGAGGGACTGCTGCTGATCAAGTGCGGCGTTCAGCGCAATGTGGTGCGCTTCCTGGCGCCGCTGGTAACGACCGATTCACAGCTGGAGGAGGCGCTGCACATTTTCGATATTGCGCTGGCGCGCGCCACAGGCCGGCTGGGCTGAAACCCGCTTCCTCATTGATATTGCTGGAATAATTATAATTTTTCCTGATGGATAACGCGCGCGTTAACGCTGGCGCTGGCGGCGCAAAGCGTGTTATACCATCAGCACGTCCTGCACAATTGGTTAACAATGAGGGGTGGTATGAACGGCTTAATGAAACTTGACCGCATCGATATCAACATCCTGGTGCAACTGCAAAAAGATGGCCGTATCAGCAACGTTAATCTCGCCGATGCCGTGGGACTTTCGCCCAGCCCCTGCCTGCAGCGCGTCAAGCGCCTTGAGCAGGCTGGCTTTATCACCGGCTATGAAGCCCATATCAATCTCACCAAAATAACCGATTCGGTCACGGTCTTTACCGAAGTGACGCTCTCCGGCCATCGCCGCGAAGATTTTATGAAGTTCGAGAGCGCGCTGCGCGATGTCGACGAGCTGATGGAGTGCCACCTGATTACCGGCGGCTACGACTATCTGCTGCGCTTTATCACCCGCAGCATTGAGCACTACCAGGAAGTCATTGAGAAGATGCTGGATGCGCAGATCGGCATCGATAAATACTTCAGCTATATCGTGATTAAGTCGCCGGTAATGAAGAGCAGCGTGCCGCTGCGCTCGCTGATTACCCGGCAGAATGACGTGCTGGGCGCGCTCTAGTTTCTGCCGCACTGAGCCTTTTACAGTCTGCTTTATCAACGCGGGCGAGCAAGGGAAGGGCGTGAAAACAGCGCAGGATAAAAACGTTCTGTTCCACCCGTCAGGCAGTTAACCGGTCATTGGGAAGAGCAGACATTTCATCGCGGCGCGAAGAGACGGGCACGCTTACCACGCGGATATCGCGGCTTATGGACGAGCGATTGCCTCTGCCTGCGGCTTTAAAAAATCATCCGCCTGTTCCGCCCCGCTATGGGGCTTTTTTATGGCCGCAGCCAGCCCCTTTCACACAGCATAACATTTCTTTTCCGCCCTTTTTTCAACGCATTTAACGGGTTCGCCGCGCCTCTTCAGCCGCGTCGGCTGAAGAGGCGCGCTTACTATAAATCGATGCCGCCACAAGGAGTTATTTATGACCGCACTGATTATCGCCGACCATCTCTGGCAGCGCGACGACTTTACCCTTTCTACCAAACGGACGCGGCTGGATATGGACTGGGTCCACTTCCAGCTGGCCGAGCGATCCTACTGGGCGAAAGGGCAGGCGCGCGCCACCACCGAGCGGGCCGTGGCGGCCTCGCTGCCGTTTGGGCTCTATCACATTGATGCGCAGATCGGCTTTGCGCGGCTGATTACCGACTACACCCGCTTCGGCTGGCTGTGCGACGTCATTATCGACGAGGCGTGGCGCGGGCATGGCCTGGGCAGCTGGCTGGCAGGCTGCGTGCGCGAGCATCCGGAGCTTGCCACGGTGCGGCGCTGGATGCTTTCAACAAACGATGCTCATCAGCTCTATCAGCGGCTTGGCTGGCGCGTGGTGCAGGAGCCGCACAAGCTGATGGAATTCCCTCTCTCCTGACCCTGGAGTGACACAGATGCGTTACCGCGTTGGCGTGGACATTGGCGGATCCTTTACCGATTTCGCCGTGCTGGATCGGCAAACCAACCAGATCCATACCCTGAAAGTGCTGTCGCGGCCCGATGCGCCCGGCAGTGAAATCCTGACCGGGCTGGCGCAGCTCGCCGCGCGCGACGGCGTCGATCCCGCCCAGATCGGCTACTTTACCCACGGCACCACGGTCGGCATCAACGCGGTGATCCAGCGGCGCGGCGTGCGGCTGGCGCTGTTTGCCACCAAAGGCTTCTGCGACGTGCTGGAGCTGGCGCGGCTGAAAATTCCCCATATTCACGATCTCTTTTCCCGTCGGCCCACGCCGCTGATTAGCCGCGACCGCGTCTTCGCTATCCGCGAGCGCACCGACCGCGACGGCAAGGTGCTGCAGTCGGTGGATCGCCAGAGCGTGCTGGCGGCTATCGCGGGCGCACGCGCGGCGGGCTGTGAGGGCATCGTGGTGGCGCTGCTGCACAGCTACCGCAACCGGCACAATGAGGCGGCGGTAAAGGCGATCGTTGAGGAGGTCGCGCCCGAGCTGCTGACCTCCTGCTCGGCCGACATCTGGCCCGTTATCCGCGAATATGAGCGCACCATTACTGCCACTATCAACGCCTACGTGCAGCCAATGGTCATCAACTATCTGGAAAAGTTTGAAGGCGCGCTGCGTGATAAAGGCGTCACCACGCCGCCGCGCATGACCAAATCCAACGGCGGCGTAATGGGCGTTGAGCAGGCGAAGCGCGAATGCGTGCAGATGGTGCTCTCCGGCACCGCCTCCGGGGTAATCGGCGCCAGCTATCTCGCCAGCGCCTGCGGCTTTGATCGCATCCTCAGCCTGGATATCGGCGGCACCAGCGCCGACGTAGCGGTGATTATTAACGGTGAGGTGGCGCAGGGCAACGGCGAGATCATCGGCGACTTTCCCGTTTATATCCCCTCGGTGGCGGTGACCTCCGTCGGGCAGGGGGGCGGGTCGCTGGCGTGGATCGACGAGCAGGGGGTGATGCAGATGGGGCCGGACAGCGCCGGCTCGCTGCCCGGCCCTGTCTGTTTCCAGCGCGGCGGCACTCAGCCGACCGCCACCGACGCCTTTGCCGCCTGCGGCATGATCGGCCACGGCGATCTCGGCTACCACGCCGTGCAGGTGGATGTTGCCGCCGCCCGCGCCGCCTGGCAGCCGCTGGCCGATCGCCTTGGCGTGTCGCCAGAGCAGACCGCTGAAGCCGCTATTGAACTGGCGATCTCCAGCATGTACGGCGATACCAGCGGCCTGCTGTCGCGCTTCGGCCTCGATCCGCGCGAGTTCTGGTTTCTCGCCTTCGGCGGTGCCGGTCCGATGATGGGCTGTTTTCTGGCGCGCGAACTCAATATGAAAGGCGTAATCGTGCCGCCGACGCCGGGCGTGCTCTCGGCGCTGGGCGGGCTGGTGGCGGATATCCGCAACGACTTTATCCGCACGCTTTATGGCGATCTTAACGCACAGCTGGCGGACCGGCTGGCCTCTGAAGCGGAGAGCCTGAGCCAGCGGGCGCAGGCCTGGCTGACGGCGGAGCACGGCGCGGCGATGCCGTTCAGGCTGCAGTTCAGCGCCGATATGCGCTATCGCGGCCAGTCGTTTGAAGTTGACGTGCCGCTGGAGGCGGCGTGGCTGATGAGCGCCGACGTGGCGGCGCTGCATGCGGCCTTCGATCGCCAGCATCACCAGCTCTTTGGCCACAGCGACGCTGACGCGCCGGTGCAGCTTATCAATCTGCGGCTGGTCATTACCTCGCCCACGCCGAAACCGGTGCTGAATCGCCTCGCGCC encodes the following:
- a CDS encoding ABC transporter permease; amino-acid sequence: MNRYMMFLIARRTGAGILTLLIVSAVVFFITSLLPGDAAQMILGQNATPETVAALRAQLGLDQPLLLRYFSWLGGMLQGDFGTSFASHLPVMQLMAQRIPATFELAAITTLICVPLALLTGITAAMTRGSLLDRLLVVTTMATVAVPEFLVATVAVLIFAVKLHWVSAMSFGSPNMDLVSYLKAYALPVLTLCCVLVAQMARMSRAAIIDQLDSPYLEMALLKGVSPLRAVLRHALPNAVGPIANAISLSLAYLFGGVIIIETIFSYPGLASQLVDAVSNRDLPVVQFCVMLFAGCYLVLLLLADVLTIAFNPKWRSA
- a CDS encoding ABC transporter permease, translating into MNTLLPVRFFQSLSVSGRLGLTLSIFWLLMAIFGSQLAPHNVEDIGGGPLFGGFTADNWLGTDALGRDILSRILYGAKFSIGLALGAAIGASLVGTLLALLAAVTGRWLEELLGRINDAMLVLPGKVLSLMIVAVFGSSLPMLLVTAIFTFWPGAFRIAFAMAGSLRNMDYVRASRLRGESRWYIAIHDILPNMVHPMLADFGLRFVYIVLLLSGLSFLGLGVQPPYADWGTLVRENMQGLFDGSPAVLMPALAIASLTIGANLFIDSLQQMRPLMLAKEGV
- a CDS encoding ABC transporter ATP-binding protein, which gives rise to MNVMPHTAMPVISVENLRVTAQSDKGDAVDLVSDIRFTVQKGEVLALIGESGSGKTTIAMALMGYARHGCRIAEGNIHVAGVDVNSLSSQQLREFRGNKVAYIAQSAAASFNPGMKIIDQVIEPVVIHGIMTRKAAKAKAVALFRELALPSPDTIGDRWPHQVSGGQLQRLMTAMALIGDPDVVILDEPTTALDVTTQVEVLKAFRRVVAQRGVTAIYVSHDLAVVAQMADRILVLLRGQIAEYGTTERLIGAPQADYTRLLMDAARQQERPSPWRGESGERQPLLEVRDLSAGYGPRGRDGQPKIPILQDINLRLWKGQAIGIIGESGSGKTTLAHAIAGLNAPSHGHMLFNGHYIAGDMHKRPDNELRRIQYVFQMADTALNPAHSVERILSRPLALFHGLRGQALTQRLHQLLDLVKLPRSVLWRRPWALSGGQKQRVNLARALAAEPDLILCDEVTSALDTVVAAAVLDLISELRRELGLSVLFISHDMHAVRAVCDNIVVMKSGRIVTQLAREDYDKPTSELYFERLKRAVPELRQGWLDEHEEILKAE
- a CDS encoding NAD(P)/FAD-dependent oxidoreductase produces the protein MPAPLRYVQDSADFPDAVDVVIIGAGIAGAAAAWELTKKGLKVALLEKGLVGAEQSSRNWGWCRQQNRDERELPLIIHALQRWGELGEETGEELGFRRSGLIYATRSEADIAAWERWNRMAKHYGVQSEILTAHRAKAMTPGSTTRWLGGVSSPDDGHAEPRLAAPGLAIAAQRLGARLFQQCAVRGLDIAAGRVSGVWTERGLIKTSRVICAAGAWTSMFCRRHGIDLPIGNVIGTAFRTRPIAQAIAVPLYTPGFACRPQLDGSYTVSVSGRGRLEPGAQGIRYARQFYPTFKSRRKNLRLNLGMKPFFHGPEALGGWAFDRESPFERARILDPAADAATVQAGLDAMRNEYPALAGLKLAQAWGGMIDSTPDAIPVISTVAQLPGLVLSAGYSAHGFGIGPGAGRLAADLAADDAPIVDPTPYRYSRLVDGSALETPGMM
- a CDS encoding GNAT family N-acetyltransferase encodes the protein MTPIFRAMKAHDIESCYAMTQQLNWPHRREDWQQALALGEGVVIEEQGKLLGSAVLWRWGERAATIGLVIVNNQQQGRGLGKQLMLTLLEKVPDYNVRLHATEMGKGLYEKLGFVTTGEILQHQTRALAAVPPVVMPAGVTLRRAQAQDVATLTALDQQAHGMLRSPLIAHIVSEHQTVLLEDTRGTVHGFASLRRFGHGWAIGPVIAQDFPAAQALVASLMQGLRGEFVRIDTDAALPLAGWLATLGLAQVDNPTTMVRGTPWTVPAGGMQAFGLMTQAMA
- a CDS encoding 2-hydroxyacid dehydrogenase, which gives rise to MQILYKSDPQRGALWQQWLAQHAPDVQLHLWPETGDPQAIEIAIVWQPPEKLTETFPNLKALLSVGAGADQFDLAALPPDLPVVRMIEPGLTQGMVEYVTFAVLGIHRDMPRYLQQQRAAQWQAHSVRPAATRRVGVMGLGELGQAVLRQLVSLGFDCAGWSRTPRQLDGVQCFHGAAQMGAFLARSDILVCLLPLTAETRGLLNRDLFAQLPPGAALVQAGRGAQLNSQDLLAALDGGQLAAAVIDVTDPEPLPPSHPFWRHPAIWLTPHIASQTQNESAVAALLENLRRYQRGEPMVGLIDRARGY
- the gabT gene encoding 4-aminobutyrate--2-oxoglutarate transaminase, which produces MQNVMAEQQTYSDNSLLLDAREQNVPRGVVTAHPLVIERARGSEVWDVEGNRYLDFVGGIGVLNVGHNHPAVVNAVTRQLGLVSHACFQVVAYPGYIELAQRLNRLVGGGEAYKSVFFTSGAEAVENAIKIARSHTSRSGVIAFDGAFHGRTLLGVTLTGMSQPYKQNFGPFPADIYRLPFPNPLHGVTEVDCLKALDQLFAVQIAPERVAAIIIEPVQGDGGFLPAGPAFMQALRRITEQHGIVLICDEVQSGFGRTGKMFAFQHFNIKPDLVTVAKSLGGGLPISGVVGKAAIMDAPTPGGLGGTYGGNALGCAAALAVLDLLEHDNLLARANQLGEQLLARLQLLAEKYACIGDVRGLGFMLAVEILDFETGRPDAALTQKILDSACQEGLLLIKCGVQRNVVRFLAPLVTTDSQLEEALHIFDIALARATGRLG
- a CDS encoding Lrp/AsnC family transcriptional regulator — translated: MNGLMKLDRIDINILVQLQKDGRISNVNLADAVGLSPSPCLQRVKRLEQAGFITGYEAHINLTKITDSVTVFTEVTLSGHRREDFMKFESALRDVDELMECHLITGGYDYLLRFITRSIEHYQEVIEKMLDAQIGIDKYFSYIVIKSPVMKSSVPLRSLITRQNDVLGAL
- a CDS encoding GNAT family N-acetyltransferase, with protein sequence MTALIIADHLWQRDDFTLSTKRTRLDMDWVHFQLAERSYWAKGQARATTERAVAASLPFGLYHIDAQIGFARLITDYTRFGWLCDVIIDEAWRGHGLGSWLAGCVREHPELATVRRWMLSTNDAHQLYQRLGWRVVQEPHKLMEFPLS